Proteins encoded within one genomic window of Triticum aestivum cultivar Chinese Spring chromosome 2D, IWGSC CS RefSeq v2.1, whole genome shotgun sequence:
- the LOC123050517 gene encoding uncharacterized protein isoform X2, protein MFRPALGAVGRILLRSQAAAARSLSRPAGASRLLRHLHSQQAHLGDGAAATAGHRFGFSRSSSLKPHATAIAGWSTAGAAFWYMKSLPSEINWLKANVVP, encoded by the exons ATGTTTCGTCCGGCATTGGGCGCCGTGGGGAGAATCCTGCTGCGCAGCCAGGCCGCGGCGGCTAGGTCGCTGTCGAGGCCGGCCGGAGCTAGCAGGCTCCTGAGACACCTACAC TCTCAGCAGGCGCACCTCGGGGATGGTGCAGCAGCTACTGCTGGCCACCGCTTTGGCTTTTCTCGCAGCAGCTCCCTCAAACCCCATGCTACGGCAATAGCTGGATGGTCTACCGCTGGTGCTGCATTTTGGTACATGAAGAGCCTCCCCTCGGAGATCAACTGGCTCAAAGCTAATGTTGTCCCGTAG